ATACTAGAACACATTAGCGAGTGCCCCTTTGCATGTAACGTCTTTAAATACTTGTCTAAGTTCAGGGAAAATAATATCAACCCATCGATGGATTTGATTGGTAGAACTGACATGACGTTTAACTACTGTATCTCGATTAGACATCAATACTCTTAGTTTTTCAAAAGCTTCTGTAGTTGGACGAATAAAGGAATAGTATCCATTCTTCACCATATTAGCAATAACTAGAGCATCTTTTTTGTCACTTTTAGATTGCGTATTATCTCTGTTCTCTTTATTCCTTTTAACAAGATGGGGGTTAACCGATACTACATCACTATTTTGATCGTAGAGCCATTGAGAAAGGTTTAACCAATAGTGGGTTCCATACCAACAATTTCTGTATTAAGACCTTTGGTACTTTTTAATTGGTTTATCCATTCTAGTAATCTAGCGAAGCCGTCTTCATTGTTTTCAACATGTAGAGGATCACCGACTACAATGCCACGAAAATTTAAAGCTCGAGCAACGTGTGTGTTGGGCAATATCTACACCAACAACGAGATGTTTATCAGAAATTCTTTCAATTAGTTTATTTTGTTTGTCTTGCATTTTAAACTTCATATAAGAGCTTCCTCCTTAGAATTTGAGTAATAGAGTGGTGTCTATACTCTTATTTTACTGAGGGGCTCTATTTTTTTCAAAGTCGAAATTAACGCACTACAGGAATGCTAACGTGGCTGTCCTCGTGACAGCTGAGGCACACTTTTCTTATGCATTAGCAACCAACTAGGAGTGCCTCACGAGTGGCTTTTCAAGTACACTGCCTGTCCTTCCTCCCCCACCTAAATAACGGCACTCTTAATTGATGGTCAGTAGCTTACTCAACCCATTCTTTTTGGAATTATTTGATTATCTGCCGTGGCCGCTGTTTTCATCAAAGCAACAACGGAATCCGTTTTTGATACTTGTTAATAAGTGACTGATTATGTTCTTCTGCATGATCAATATTACCACTTAAAAAAACGGGCGGTTCTAGTCCATGCTCAGCGAGATGAACGATGGCTTCTGCAAACACACTATTAATAATGGCTGCCCCAATTACTGTAGAACCGGAAGCAAAAGGCACACTGACACGATCATGTGTTAATGTCGTATCCCCTACTGGGCTCAAATTATGTAACACATCTTCTACTACCTCACATAAATGCTTACCACTCTCATGGCGAGATGCTACGTGTGGCTTGTAAGCTGTGGAGGTCACTGCTACAACATAACATCCTACTTGTTTAGCATACAACGCGACATCAATTGGAACCGGATTTCTACCTGATGTGGAAATCACAATGACAGCATCCTCTGGTTGTATCGTCGTATTAGGCAAAAATGTGGCTGCATAGCCCGCTTTTTTTTCTAACGTAGAAGAACGTACTGCCCCTTCATGCAGCATTAAGCTTTCCTCTAAAATGGGGCTAACTGGTACGAGACCGCCAGCTCGGTAAAACACTTCTTCCGCTAACATATGGGAATGCCCAGCTCCAAATAAATGGACAATTCCTCCTTTTTTTATCCTATTTGCCAACTTTTGTCCTACAGCTTTTAATTGTCCCCCTTGTTCATTCTTCAGCTTCTCTAATCTGTGGATCATTTCGTCAATATAATGCTGATGCATAACATGTCCTCCTTAACGTTATTTTGATTCATTGCGCATGTGGATCACACTTTGTCCCACTCTTAAGAGGCAGTAAAACCCTCACCTCAAAACTTAAGAAGATCGAAACGTTTAGGTGGGGGATAAACGGCCCCTAAAGGTCCCATTAGTTAAACGAACAATCAGTGGGGGATGAAGGAAAACGCCCACTGATTGAAGCTTAGCTTTATGAGTTTGATCATACTCTAATTGTAAGAGCCGCACACCTTCTTAAAACAAACGACGTAACCATGGCTCCCTGTCGATAAAATACCACTCAGTGAGTCAGTTGTCTATACCAATTTGTCGTAAAAAAAGCCTTCTCTGTCATTTTTTTTAATGAATGATGGCATTTTGAAGGATATCGTAACTTTATGTACATATAATCTAATATACGAGTTTCATATGCCCATTAAAATCCCGTTGTAAAAAATTTCTACAAATAGATATGAAACACTGTATGAGTGCATATGCATGAAGGAAGAGGAACATTTATTCCCTCTTTCTCAAGTAGTAGATAGTTTAGTATGGTGATCGAACTCGGCATGAGAAAGGAGTCCGCATGAAACGAGATGTGGAACGAAAGCTAAGAGTATTTTCAAAAGAACTCAACAGCCTTCTTAACCATTTACATGACGCGTCGAAAACGAATGAAAAAACGATCCTTCCTCTTTTATTAAAAAATGCCACAGACTATTGTATCCAACTACTTCAGCAACTATTTTCTTGGAGAGGATTACTCCTCGCCCTTATCCCTGTCAGTATGATGACAGTGTTATGGGAAAATATAGAAACTATTTTTAATTTACCGTTTCCATCACTTATCATTGTCATCATCATTGTCGTAGTTCTATTTATAGCTTGGCTAAGGAGTCGCCTGCTTGAGGAAATGAGTCGGATTGGCAGTCGTTTCTTTCACATTCATGTTTATGAAAAGAGAAGAGAAAAAGAGTATAAGTCACTCATTGCATTAGCTAAAGAAAAGGATTTTATCACCACGCTTAAAAAAGACCTTATGCAGGAAATTAAAGCGTCTCATAATGAAGAGCTTGAAACAGAGCTAGCTCTCCAACAAGAGATTATAGAAGATAATGAAGGTGTGATTCAAGAACTGTTAGAGAAATTAAATGCCAGTGAAGAATTAGCAAAATTGTTTAATGAACGTAGTGATATGGCCATGACATTCCTGTTTAATTTGAAAAATAAGCTAACCATGCTCGTACAAGATCAATTTAATCTTGACAATATTAACTTTGGCGTCAACTATTCCTTATACAAAATTGAAGATGATGGGCTGTCTTTTATCGATGGGTACGGAATTAATAAAGCGGAGTTCTCAGAATTTATTCCATTTAAAAAAACCGATAATGCCTTTATTCAAGCTATTCGCACAACCTATCAATCTCCGCTTATTTTGGACAATAGCATTTCATGGAAGCGAACGCTACAAGATGGTAGCGAATGGATCATATCATTACACTTAGATGACTCAAATCGAGAAAAATTTAATTACGACACAGAGTCCGGCAAACTAAACGTGAGCCTGATTCAGGAATTATTATGGATCTGCTGCGAATTACTAAATAAATTTTCACAGAAATCCAAGTCGTAATTTTCGACGTTGCAACCGTCTACGTTAGCGTCTGAATGGTGGGGGTTAATCGGATAATAGTCTAGTCTCATCTCGTTTCAGCATTAACCCTCAATTTTTCAGCATCTCACCTGAACTTAGATTATCGTCACAATGAAAGCATATGTTACTAAAGCGTTGATCATTCTCATTAACATGTGTATTCTTATCGACTCAACGCCTTTTTCGCCTTTTCCTTTGCTTTCTCATTTTCTTTCTTTTGATTATCTAACATTTCTTTCGCTATTTTTGATGAATCTGTTTTGTCCATTGTGGGCACTCCTATCTGTTGTTGTCATTTCAACAGTTTTACCATTAGACTTTAATTTATACAATGTCATGCCCTGAGGTTAAGTGACTATTTTTTAAAACTTTACTGAATCGATAGCTGAGATGACCCACCTTTCATTTTGTAACGCTCGTTCGTGATAGAAGTCACAAGGTTTTCCCCACCTCGTACGTCATGATAAAAGGAGTCTTCTCATAAGTGGACACTTATGAAAAGACTCTTTTTTGATGCTCTCGTTAACAACCATGTAACAACGTGCTGCCTTATAACTCACTTCAACGTTGTTCAAGTCGTGCAATTCTATCATCTAAGTCAGGGTGTGATGAGAAAAGCTTCATCATACCGCCTTTACCATTGATTTTCATTGTTTGTACAGCAGAATCATCTCTTTGATCATTGACTGTTGCCCGTTCAACGTGCGCCTTTAATGACCTTAAAGCATGTGCCATTTTATCTCGTCCAGCTAGGTCTGCGCCACCTCTATCGGCATGATATTCCCGATAACGAGAAAAGGCCATTA
The Salipaludibacillus sp. LMS25 DNA segment above includes these coding regions:
- a CDS encoding SIS domain-containing protein, which produces MHQHYIDEMIHRLEKLKNEQGGQLKAVGQKLANRIKKGGIVHLFGAGHSHMLAEEVFYRAGGLVPVSPILEESLMLHEGAVRSSTLEKKAGYAATFLPNTTIQPEDAVIVISTSGRNPVPIDVALYAKQVGCYVVAVTSTAYKPHVASRHESGKHLCEVVEDVLHNLSPVGDTTLTHDRVSVPFASGSTVIGAAIINSVFAEAIVHLAEHGLEPPVFLSGNIDHAEEHNQSLINKYQKRIPLLL